From Candidatus Nealsonbacteria bacterium CG07_land_8_20_14_0_80_39_13:
GAAAGAATGGCAGGGGATTTTTAAGGGATTGGGGCTGAAAGTTGTTTTTGAGAAAAGGATTTCGTTGCCGATTTCCCCGGTCGCCAAAAGAATTTTTATTTTAGATATCGTAAAATAATATGCGTTTGAAAATATAATAATATGCGTGTGTAGCTTCGGCCTCGTCCAGAGGACGATCAGCCTTTGGCTGAGGTTAGAGCGCGTCACCTTTGGATATGTTCTGTGTGTATTTTTTGAAAAGCATTAAAAATGGTAAGATTTACGTAGGATTTACTTCTAAAAATATTGAGGTAAGGGTTGAAGAACATAATAGCGGTTCAAACGTTTTTACGAAAAACAATAAGCCATGGGTTTTGGTATATTATGAGATATTTAGTTGTGAAAAATGCGCTAGAGCGAGAGAGAAGTTTTTTAAATCGGGTATGGGTAAAAGATTAAAAAAGATAATTGTAGATAATTTTAATATGCGCGTGTAGCTCAGTTGGTTAGAGCGCGTCACTGATAATGACGAGGTCCGTGGTTCGA
This genomic window contains:
- a CDS encoding endonuclease, which gives rise to MFCVYFLKSIKNGKIYVGFTSKNIEVRVEEHNSGSNVFTKNNKPWVLVYYEIFSCEKCARAREKFFKSGMGKRLKKIIVDNFNMRV